TAACCTTGCAGCAAGACAAGGTTGTCATGTTGAGCCCGTGACAGTGTCTCCACCTCGGCTTGGAATTCCCGCTCGATCTGAGAGTAGTCACCTGAAAGCCTTTTGATTGCAACTCTCCTCCCATCTGGTAGTATTGATTTGTAGACAAGGCCAAAACCACCGCATCCAACTATATAGGCTTGATCAAAGTTATTGGTGGACTTCAAGATGTCCTCAATGCTGATTTCTTTGTTGTTTTGGAAAAGCAGCACAAGGCATGAGTTAGAAGACTCTGAGTCTTCAGCATTTGCTACAGCCTTTGGATTACGCTCCTGCATTCTTGAATGAACAATCCTTGACACAATCACATAAGCACAGAACAAGAAGGAGACTACCCCAACTGCAGTTCCCAGTCCAAGAGCGGCAAGTGCACCTTTGCTCTTCTTACTGTGTGCAGCTTCAACAGATGGAGCCTTCTTTGAGCATGAAGAATTCCGAAGAAGGCAGAGTGCAGAGTTACCTTCAAAATCTTCATTTGTGAATGTGGAGAATTGCCCACCAGTAGGGATATCTCCAGTCAAATTGTTGTATGATACATCAAACTTGGAGAGGAAATTCAGCTTCGTTAGAGATGAGGGTATTGTCCCATTGAGATTGTTGTGGCCCAAATTCAGCATTTCCAAGCTTGACATATTTGACAACTCATCAGGAATTGGTCCTGAGAAGTTGTTCCAACTCAAATCCAGCACATGAAGCTTCACAAGACGACCAAAGCTTGACCAGATTGAACCAACAAGCAAGTTGTTTGAGAGTATAAGAGAAGGTGGAAAGCAGCTGACTTGGTTGTACTGCAAACCTTTGCCAGTTGAATTCTTCTTGATGAACAATGGTAGGTCCTCTGTTGGTGACTGCTCACTCGAGCCATTACTTGAAATCAAACTCCTCATCTGTGTGAAGGTCATAGGAAGCTCCCCAGTGAATGAATTGTTTGACAGGTCAACGTAGAAGAGATTGTTCAGCTTCCCTAGCCATGGGGGGATGTTCCCGTTTAACTTGTTCCATGAAATGTCCAGCACATTGAGACTTTCTAAGCCCTGCAGCCATGGCGGAATTATGCCTGTGAGTAAACAGTTTGCCAGGACAAGCACCTGCATGCTCTTGAACCCATTGATTCCATCCACTGGCATTGTCTCACCACCACGGAAATTCCTGGTGAGCACCAAACTTGTCAGGTTGGGCAGGTGTTGCAAGACTTGCAATGATGATGACAGGTTCATGAAGTCATTTCCTGTCAGGGAGAGGTACGACAGAGATCTCAAATCCTTGAAGTTCTCTGGTATCTCTCCCACAAGCTTGTTCCTTGCAAGGTTCAGCGTCCTCAACTCAGCGCACAAGGCGATGCCAGAAGGTATAGTGCCACTCAGATTGTTGGTTCCAGTATCAAAAGTGTTCAGTTTCTGCAGCAATTTGAAGTTGATAGCAATCTCACCAGACAGCGAGTTGTTCCTTAGGCTGATTACCCTCAGCATTTGACAACTTGACAAGGAAGCAGGCAATTCACCATCGAACCTATTGGAGGCCAAGTTCAGGCACTCCAGCCTCCTCATCCCTCCAAACACATCAGGGATGGAGCCAGAGAACCTGTTATACGACAAGTCAAGCTGCACGAGCTGGGAGAGGTTACCAAGGTCATTGCCGAGGTTGCCAGTGAGCTGATTTTCCTGTAAGCTCAGCCTCGTCAACCTGGGCAACGTGTACAGGTCGCCGGGGATGTTCCCAGATAAGTCATTGCCGTCGAGAGAGAGCTCCGCAAGCGCCTTGCATCGGCTCAGGCCGCTGGGGATCTCGCCGAAGAAGCCATTCCCCGAGAACCGCAGGACCTCGACCGGCCCAGGACAGAGAGCGGACGAGTTGATGCCGCCGGAGAAGTTGTTGCCGGAGATATCAAGACTCGTCAGGTTCGCCGCGGCGGGGAACGCAGGGTGCGGCCCGTCGAAGCTGTTGAAGGAGATGTT
The sequence above is drawn from the Panicum hallii strain FIL2 chromosome 7, PHallii_v3.1, whole genome shotgun sequence genome and encodes:
- the LOC112898895 gene encoding phytosulfokine receptor 1-like; this encodes MGSFRWLSHFLLVAVLLHVHGGLSLNQTCQPTDLQALLDFSNGLDSKAAGLVGWGPGDAACCSWTGVACDLGRVVGLDLSNKSLRGDISSSVASLDGLVTLNLSRNSLRGAPPAVLGRLARLRVLDLSANGLSGPFPASDSGFPAIEVVNISFNSFDGPHPAFPAAANLTSLDISGNNFSGGINSSALCPGPVEVLRFSGNGFFGEIPSGLSRCKALAELSLDGNDLSGNIPGDLYTLPRLTRLSLQENQLTGNLGNDLGNLSQLVQLDLSYNRFSGSIPDVFGGMRRLECLNLASNRFDGELPASLSSCQMLRVISLRNNSLSGEIAINFKLLQKLNTFDTGTNNLSGTIPSGIALCAELRTLNLARNKLVGEIPENFKDLRSLSYLSLTGNDFMNLSSSLQVLQHLPNLTSLVLTRNFRGGETMPVDGINGFKSMQVLVLANCLLTGIIPPWLQGLESLNVLDISWNKLNGNIPPWLGKLNNLFYVDLSNNSFTGELPMTFTQMRSLISSNGSSEQSPTEDLPLFIKKNSTGKGLQYNQVSCFPPSLILSNNLLVGSIWSSFGRLVKLHVLDLSWNNFSGPIPDELSNMSSLEMLNLGHNNLNGTIPSSLTKLNFLSKFDVSYNNLTGDIPTGGQFSTFTNEDFEGNSALCLLRNSSCSKKAPSVEAAHSKKSKGALAALGLGTAVGVVSFLFCAYVIVSRIVHSRMQERNPKAVANAEDSESSNSCLVLLFQNNKEISIEDILKSTNNFDQAYIVGCGGFGLVYKSILPDGRRVAIKRLSGDYSQIEREFQAEVETLSRAQHDNLVLLQGYCKVGNDRLLIYSYMENGSLDYWLHERADSGMLLDWRKRLRIAQGSARGLAYLHMSCDPHILHRDIKSSNILLDENFEAHLADFGLARLICAYETHVTTDVVGTLGYIPPEYGQSPVATYKGDIYSFGIVLLELLTGRRPVDMCRPKGTRDVVSWVLQMKEEGRETEVFHPSIHHKENESQLMRVLEIACLCVTAAPKSRPTSQQLVAWLDDIAEDSGLEQHEVSGGFNLLA